The Quadrisphaera sp. DSM 44207 genome window below encodes:
- a CDS encoding OB-fold nucleic acid binding domain-containing protein, giving the protein MHATVGTGARLRAALSRWTAGRAELEAQDAQERAARMGGTPCAQLTGRQQANVSGTLRTVTLRPRAGVPALEAELFDGTGTLSVIWLGRREIPGIVPGQAVRVEGFVGCTDGRKVVYNPRYEIVPGAGR; this is encoded by the coding sequence ATGCACGCGACGGTGGGGACGGGTGCGCGCCTGCGGGCGGCCCTGTCCCGGTGGACGGCGGGTCGGGCCGAGCTGGAGGCGCAGGACGCCCAGGAGCGGGCGGCGCGCATGGGCGGCACGCCCTGCGCCCAGCTGACCGGGCGCCAGCAGGCCAACGTGTCGGGCACGCTGCGCACGGTCACGCTGCGCCCCCGGGCCGGTGTGCCCGCGCTGGAGGCCGAGCTCTTCGACGGCACGGGCACCCTGTCGGTGATCTGGCTCGGGCGCCGGGAGATCCCGGGGATCGTGCCGGGGCAGGCCGTGCGCGTCGAGGGGTTCGTGGGCTGCACCGACGGCCGCAAGGTCGTCTACAACCCCCGCTACGAGATCGTGCCCGGCGCCGGGCGGTGA
- a CDS encoding DUF3093 domain-containing protein: MPGVLHSERLWPSPATWLLVPLASALVVLALLPLGTAVAGTAALLVAAAAAALLVRASPRVEVSTSSGLRAGRAVLPGRFVAGGEAARGARARDLRGPRLDARTHLCLRGWVDGVVLVELDDPQDPTPAWLVSSRRPEDLLAAVLAVSGRAPGAGGPGTGAPGAPGAPGANGPAGG, encoded by the coding sequence GTGCCCGGCGTCCTGCACTCCGAGCGGCTGTGGCCCTCGCCCGCCACGTGGCTGCTGGTGCCGCTGGCGAGCGCGCTCGTGGTGCTGGCGCTGCTGCCGCTGGGCACGGCCGTGGCGGGCACCGCGGCGCTGCTCGTCGCGGCCGCCGCCGCGGCGCTGCTGGTGCGGGCCAGCCCCCGGGTCGAGGTGAGCACGAGCAGCGGGCTGCGCGCGGGCCGCGCGGTGCTGCCGGGCCGGTTCGTGGCCGGCGGGGAGGCGGCGCGCGGTGCGCGCGCCCGCGACCTGCGCGGGCCCCGCCTGGACGCGCGCACGCACCTGTGCCTGCGCGGCTGGGTGGACGGCGTGGTGCTGGTGGAGCTGGACGACCCGCAGGACCCGACGCCGGCGTGGCTGGTCTCCAGCCGGCGCCCGGAGGACCTCCTCGCCGCCGTCCTGGCGGTCTCCGGGCGCGCCCCGGGGGCCGGTGGGCCGGGAACCGGTGCGCCCGGTGCGCCCGGTGCGCCCGGCGCCAACGGGCCGGCGGGCGGCTGA
- a CDS encoding inositol monophosphatase family protein produces MSTDAGPGAGGADPGELAELADPGELAGLAGLAEAVARAAGDLVRDQRPDDLGVAATKSSATDVVTAMDTAAEELVRRELARARPDDGLLGEEGGLRPGRSGLTWVVDPIDGTVNYLYRIPAYAVSLAVVSGDPHPARWTALAGCVHNPATGETWTAARGAGARLDGRLLGPVLAPPLERALVGTGFGYTASRRAEQAAVVAALLPRVRDVRRIGSSALDLCAVASGRLDAYYERGLNPWDLAAGALVVTEAGGAVTGLRGAPADERMLVAAAPGLADALGAELAALGA; encoded by the coding sequence GTGAGCACCGACGCGGGCCCCGGCGCGGGCGGTGCCGACCCGGGCGAGCTGGCCGAGCTGGCGGACCCGGGTGAGCTGGCCGGGCTGGCCGGGCTGGCCGAGGCGGTGGCGCGCGCCGCGGGCGACCTCGTGCGCGACCAGCGCCCGGACGACCTCGGCGTGGCCGCCACGAAGTCCAGCGCCACGGACGTCGTCACGGCCATGGACACCGCCGCGGAGGAGCTGGTCCGCCGCGAGCTGGCCCGGGCGCGCCCGGACGACGGCCTGCTCGGGGAGGAGGGCGGCCTGCGACCCGGCCGCAGCGGCCTGACGTGGGTGGTGGACCCCATCGACGGCACCGTGAACTACCTGTACCGCATCCCCGCGTACGCGGTGAGCCTCGCCGTCGTCTCCGGGGACCCGCACCCGGCCCGCTGGACGGCGCTCGCCGGCTGCGTGCACAACCCCGCCACGGGGGAGACGTGGACGGCGGCGCGCGGGGCCGGCGCCCGCCTCGACGGCCGGCTCCTGGGCCCCGTGCTCGCCCCGCCGCTCGAGCGCGCCCTGGTGGGCACGGGCTTCGGCTACACCGCCTCCCGGCGCGCCGAGCAGGCCGCCGTCGTGGCCGCGCTGCTGCCCCGGGTGCGGGACGTGCGGCGCATCGGCTCCTCCGCCCTGGACCTGTGCGCCGTGGCGAGCGGGCGGCTGGACGCCTACTACGAGCGGGGCCTGAACCCGTGGGACCTCGCGGCGGGCGCGCTCGTGGTCACCGAGGCCGGCGGTGCCGTCACGGGCCTGCGCGGCGCTCCCGCGGACGAGCGCATGCTGGTCGCCGCGGCGCCCGGCCTCGCGGACGCGCTGGGCGCTGAGCTGGCCGCCCTCGGCGCCTGA
- a CDS encoding APC family permease has translation MSTTDAVKRLLLGRPVHSDRLAETLLPKRIAVPVFASDALSSVAYAPDEILLTLAIAGATAYVLSPWVAVAVVVVLVVVVSSYRQNVHAYPSGGGDYEVVTTNLGRTGGVAVGSALLVDYVLTVAVSISSASQYATSALPALRDHEVLVAVLLIAVLTSINLRGVRESGTAFAVPTYLFIAAVLGMAGFGLLRLALGDLPPAPSAQLELVPEHGWEAGLTGLAGGFLVLRAFSSGCAALTGVEAISNGVPAFRKPKSRNAATTLALLALMSSTMLLGIIALSIATGVQFAERPAEQLLRDGVPVGDDYVQDPVIGQIARSVFDGFPPAFYLVAAATGVILVLAANTAFNGFPVLGSILARDGLLPRQLHTRGDRLAFSNGIVALAAAAVVLVVAFDAEVTRLIQLYIVGVFISFTMSQTGMVRHWTRHLATEADPAARARMRRSRVINAVGLVMTGTVLVIVLLTKFSRGAWITLVAMAVLFVLMQGIRRHYDGVARELALEDGPSGRVLPSQVHAVVLISKLHKPALRALAYARASRPSVLEALTVEVDPEETARLRAQWDERGLPVPLKTLASPYREVTRPVVDYVRGLRTESPRDLVVVYIPEYVVGHWWEQLLHNQSALRLKGRLHFTPGVVVASVPWQLTSSAGAEDRWEGAAPGDVRQGTPAARPGADSGARAGS, from the coding sequence GTGTCCACCACCGACGCGGTGAAGCGGCTGCTCCTCGGCCGCCCCGTGCACAGCGACCGGCTGGCCGAGACGCTGCTGCCCAAGCGGATCGCCGTCCCCGTCTTCGCCTCGGACGCGCTCTCGTCGGTGGCGTACGCGCCCGACGAGATCCTGCTGACGCTCGCCATCGCCGGCGCGACCGCCTACGTCCTGTCCCCGTGGGTGGCGGTCGCGGTCGTCGTCGTCCTCGTCGTCGTCGTCTCCTCCTACCGCCAGAACGTGCACGCCTACCCCTCCGGAGGCGGCGACTACGAGGTGGTCACCACCAACCTCGGCCGCACGGGCGGGGTCGCGGTCGGCAGCGCGCTGCTCGTCGACTACGTCCTGACGGTGGCGGTCTCGATCTCCTCGGCGTCGCAGTACGCCACCTCCGCGCTGCCCGCGCTGCGCGACCACGAGGTGCTCGTCGCCGTGCTGCTCATCGCCGTGCTCACGAGCATCAACCTGCGCGGGGTCCGCGAGTCGGGCACCGCGTTCGCGGTCCCGACGTACCTGTTCATCGCGGCCGTGCTGGGGATGGCGGGCTTCGGGCTGCTGCGCCTGGCGCTGGGCGACCTGCCGCCGGCCCCCAGCGCGCAGCTGGAGCTGGTGCCCGAGCACGGCTGGGAGGCCGGCCTGACCGGGCTCGCGGGCGGGTTCCTCGTGCTGCGCGCCTTCTCCTCCGGCTGCGCGGCCCTGACCGGCGTGGAGGCGATCAGCAACGGCGTCCCGGCCTTCCGCAAGCCCAAGAGCCGCAACGCGGCGACGACGCTGGCGCTCCTGGCGCTGATGAGCTCCACGATGCTGCTGGGCATCATCGCCCTCTCCATCGCCACGGGCGTGCAGTTCGCCGAGCGCCCGGCCGAGCAGCTGCTGCGCGACGGGGTGCCGGTCGGGGACGACTACGTGCAGGACCCGGTGATCGGCCAGATCGCGCGCAGCGTCTTCGACGGCTTCCCGCCGGCGTTCTACCTCGTGGCGGCCGCCACCGGCGTCATCCTCGTGCTGGCCGCCAACACCGCCTTCAACGGCTTCCCCGTGCTCGGCTCGATCCTCGCGCGCGACGGGCTGCTGCCGCGCCAGCTGCACACCCGCGGGGACCGGCTGGCGTTCAGCAACGGCATCGTGGCGCTCGCCGCCGCCGCGGTCGTGCTCGTCGTCGCCTTCGACGCCGAGGTCACGCGCCTGATCCAGCTCTACATCGTCGGGGTGTTCATCTCCTTCACGATGAGCCAGACCGGCATGGTGCGGCACTGGACGCGCCACCTGGCGACGGAGGCGGACCCGGCCGCCCGCGCCCGGATGCGGCGCTCGCGGGTGATCAACGCGGTCGGGCTCGTGATGACCGGCACGGTGCTCGTCATCGTGCTGCTGACGAAGTTCTCCCGCGGCGCGTGGATCACGCTGGTGGCGATGGCGGTGCTCTTCGTGCTCATGCAGGGCATCCGCCGGCACTACGACGGCGTCGCGCGCGAGCTGGCGCTCGAGGACGGCCCGTCCGGCCGGGTGCTGCCCTCCCAGGTGCACGCCGTCGTGCTCATCTCCAAGCTGCACAAGCCCGCGCTGCGGGCCCTGGCGTACGCGCGCGCCTCGCGCCCCTCGGTGCTGGAGGCCCTGACCGTGGAGGTGGACCCGGAGGAGACCGCGCGGCTGCGCGCGCAGTGGGACGAGCGCGGCCTGCCCGTGCCGCTGAAGACCCTCGCCTCCCCCTACCGCGAGGTGACCCGGCCGGTCGTCGACTACGTGCGCGGCCTGCGCACGGAGAGCCCGCGCGACCTCGTCGTCGTCTACATCCCCGAGTACGTCGTGGGCCACTGGTGGGAGCAGCTCCTGCACAACCAGAGCGCCCTGCGCCTGAAGGGCCGCCTGCACTTCACCCCCGGCGTGGTCGTGGCCAGCGTGCCCTGGCAGCTGACGTCGTCCGCGGGCGCGGAGGACCGGTGGGAGGGCGCCGCGCCCGGCGACGTGCGCCAGGGCACCCCGGCCGCCCGGCCCGGCGCGGACAGCGGCGCCCGCGCGGGCTCGTGA
- a CDS encoding ferrochelatase, translated as MTTPPAAPAPAPGAAAPTAPYDALVLLSFGGPERPEDVVPFLENVTRGRGIPRERLEEVGEHYYAFGGRSPINEQNLALLAALRAELAARGADLPVVWGNRNWDPYLTDALREAHDAGARRVLVLATSAYASYSGCRQYREDVAASLIALAGEGRALHADKLRHYSNHPGFVAANTDAVVEALESLPPDARDGARLVFVTHSIPTAMAQAAGPRGGAYEAQHEDVVAEVTARVGERTGRALASSLVYCSRSGPPSQPWLEPDVNDHLRELAGEGVPGAVVAPIGFVSDHMEVKFDLDTEAAETAQEVGLPVARAATAGVHAAFVAGLVDLVLERAAVERGESPRRPATGALGPSHDVCPVGCCRNLRAPDRPAACGQDWTDPAVPA; from the coding sequence CTGCTCTCCTTCGGCGGCCCCGAGCGCCCCGAGGACGTCGTGCCCTTCCTCGAGAACGTCACCCGGGGCCGCGGGATCCCCCGCGAGCGCCTCGAGGAGGTCGGCGAGCACTACTACGCCTTCGGCGGCCGCAGCCCCATCAACGAGCAGAACCTGGCGCTCCTGGCCGCGCTGCGCGCCGAGCTCGCCGCCCGCGGCGCCGACCTGCCCGTGGTGTGGGGCAACCGCAACTGGGACCCGTACCTGACCGACGCGCTGCGCGAGGCGCACGACGCCGGGGCGCGGCGCGTCCTCGTCCTCGCCACCAGCGCCTACGCCTCGTACTCCGGCTGCCGCCAGTACCGCGAGGACGTCGCGGCGTCCCTGATCGCCCTGGCGGGCGAGGGCCGCGCGCTGCACGCCGACAAGCTGCGCCACTACTCCAACCACCCCGGCTTCGTCGCGGCGAACACCGACGCCGTGGTCGAGGCCCTGGAGTCGCTGCCGCCGGACGCCCGCGACGGCGCCCGCCTGGTCTTCGTCACGCACTCGATCCCGACGGCGATGGCGCAGGCGGCGGGCCCGCGCGGCGGCGCCTACGAGGCCCAGCACGAGGACGTCGTCGCCGAGGTGACGGCGCGGGTGGGCGAGCGCACCGGCCGCGCCCTCGCGTCCTCGCTGGTGTACTGCTCCCGCTCGGGGCCGCCGAGCCAGCCGTGGCTGGAGCCGGACGTCAACGACCACCTGCGCGAGCTCGCCGGCGAGGGCGTGCCGGGGGCCGTGGTGGCGCCGATCGGCTTCGTCAGCGACCACATGGAGGTCAAGTTCGACCTCGACACCGAGGCCGCCGAGACGGCGCAGGAGGTGGGCCTGCCCGTCGCCCGCGCGGCCACCGCCGGCGTGCACGCCGCGTTCGTCGCCGGGCTCGTCGACCTCGTCCTGGAGCGGGCGGCCGTCGAGCGCGGCGAGTCGCCGCGGCGCCCGGCGACCGGCGCCCTCGGCCCCTCCCACGACGTGTGCCCCGTCGGGTGCTGCCGCAACCTGCGGGCCCCCGACCGCCCCGCGGCCTGCGGCCAGGACTGGACCGACCCCGCCGTCCCCGCGTGA
- a CDS encoding DUF3159 domain-containing protein, with product MATRPSFSLADAVGGPRGVLEAVLPGVAFIAVLTLAQDLRTALVVALAGSGVLLLARLLARLPVAPALSGAAGVGVCALAALRTGEAADYYAPGLVVNLVYAAVLALSTVRWPGIGTLPVVGLVVGALRGEGLAWRSDPARTSLYRRLTWLWVALFTARLAVQLPLYLAGLVGALAVARLGMGLPLFAAAAWLTWLALRRAEARQPVQQPVQQQPVQQQPVQQQPVQGSAQKPLRPPAPGAPAAPPRSPRR from the coding sequence GTGGCGACCCGGCCGAGCTTCTCCCTCGCCGACGCCGTCGGCGGTCCGCGCGGCGTGCTCGAGGCCGTGCTGCCCGGCGTCGCCTTCATCGCCGTCCTCACCCTGGCGCAGGACCTGCGCACGGCCCTCGTGGTCGCGCTCGCCGGCTCCGGCGTCCTCCTGCTCGCCCGCCTGCTCGCCCGCCTGCCCGTGGCGCCGGCCCTGTCCGGCGCGGCGGGGGTGGGGGTGTGCGCGCTGGCGGCGCTGCGCACGGGCGAGGCGGCGGACTACTACGCGCCCGGCCTGGTGGTCAACCTCGTCTACGCCGCGGTCCTCGCCCTGTCCACCGTGCGCTGGCCCGGGATCGGGACCCTGCCCGTGGTCGGGCTCGTGGTCGGGGCCCTGCGCGGCGAGGGCCTGGCGTGGCGCTCGGACCCGGCGCGCACCTCGCTGTACCGGCGGCTGACGTGGCTGTGGGTGGCGCTGTTCACGGCCCGCCTGGCGGTGCAGCTGCCGCTGTACCTGGCGGGGCTCGTCGGGGCCCTGGCGGTGGCCCGCCTGGGGATGGGCCTGCCGCTGTTCGCCGCCGCGGCCTGGCTGACCTGGCTGGCCCTGCGCCGCGCCGAGGCCCGCCAGCCCGTGCAGCAGCCCGTGCAGCAGCAGCCCGTGCAGCAGCAGCCCGTGCAGCAGCAGCCCGTGCAGGGGTCGGCGCAAAAGCCCCTCAGGCCGCCGGCGCCAGGAGCGCCTGCAGCGCCGCCTCGCTCTCCGCGACGGTGA
- a CDS encoding TrkA family potassium uptake protein: MRVVIAGAGNVGRSIAQELLDHGHRVLLIDRDPRAMKMGSVPQADWLLADACETSSLREAGLQGADVVVAATGDDKANLVMSLLAKTEYAVPRTVARVNHPKNEWMFDEAWGVDVAVSTPRIMTALVEEAVSVGDLVRMFTFQQGQAAMVELTLPAGSTLAGTRVGDVPWPADTVLVGIIRAGRPIAPTPDDALEGRDELLLLTVAESEAALQALLAPAA, from the coding sequence ATGCGCGTCGTCATCGCCGGAGCCGGCAACGTCGGCCGCTCGATCGCCCAGGAGCTGCTCGACCACGGCCACCGGGTGCTGCTCATCGACCGCGACCCGCGCGCCATGAAGATGGGCTCCGTGCCGCAGGCCGACTGGCTGCTGGCCGACGCGTGCGAGACGTCGTCCCTGCGCGAGGCGGGGCTGCAGGGCGCCGACGTGGTCGTGGCCGCCACGGGCGACGACAAGGCGAACCTCGTGATGAGCCTGCTGGCGAAGACCGAGTACGCCGTCCCGCGCACCGTCGCCCGGGTCAACCACCCCAAGAACGAGTGGATGTTCGACGAGGCGTGGGGCGTCGACGTGGCCGTCTCCACCCCGCGGATCATGACGGCGCTCGTGGAGGAGGCCGTCTCCGTCGGCGACCTGGTGCGGATGTTCACCTTCCAGCAGGGTCAGGCCGCCATGGTGGAGCTGACCCTGCCGGCGGGCTCGACGCTGGCGGGCACCCGGGTCGGGGACGTGCCCTGGCCCGCGGACACCGTGCTGGTCGGGATCATCCGCGCCGGGCGCCCCATCGCGCCGACGCCGGACGACGCGCTGGAGGGGCGCGACGAGCTGCTGCTGCTCACCGTCGCGGAGAGCGAGGCGGCGCTGCAGGCGCTCCTGGCGCCGGCGGCCTGA
- the dut gene encoding dUTP diphosphatase, protein MSGPQGPGGGPVGVQVLLRRLDPSLPVPAYAHPGDAGADLVAAVDVVLAPGQRATVPTGVAIALPVGYAAFVHPRSGLAARSGVTTLNGPGTVDAGYRGEVMVTLVNTDRARTARLARGDRIAQLVVQRVERAQFALVDELPGSARGAGGHGSTGGWGAQDGPIEEVATR, encoded by the coding sequence GTGAGCGGACCCCAGGGGCCCGGCGGCGGGCCGGTGGGCGTGCAGGTGCTCCTGCGCCGCCTCGACCCGTCCCTGCCCGTCCCCGCCTACGCCCACCCCGGCGACGCCGGCGCGGACCTCGTGGCGGCCGTCGACGTCGTCCTGGCACCCGGGCAGCGGGCGACGGTGCCGACGGGCGTGGCGATCGCCCTGCCAGTCGGGTACGCGGCGTTCGTGCACCCGCGCTCCGGGCTGGCCGCGCGCTCCGGCGTGACGACGCTGAACGGCCCGGGCACGGTGGACGCTGGCTACCGCGGGGAGGTGATGGTGACCCTGGTCAACACCGACCGCGCGCGCACCGCGCGGCTCGCCCGCGGCGACCGCATCGCCCAGCTCGTGGTGCAGCGGGTCGAGCGCGCGCAGTTCGCGCTCGTCGACGAGCTGCCGGGCTCGGCGCGCGGTGCGGGCGGTCACGGATCGACCGGGGGCTGGGGCGCCCAGGACGGACCCATCGAGGAGGTGGCGACGAGGTGA
- a CDS encoding TrkA family potassium uptake protein, whose product MHVVIMGCGRVGSALALSLQEHDHEVTVIDTNPDAFRRLGAFEGTTVTGVGFDRDVLREAGIERTDAFAAVSSGDNSNILAARVARENYGVSNVVARIYDPGRAEVYQRLGIPTVATVPWVADQVLRRLLPQGARSEYRDPSGELSLVQVHLHRSWVGVRLTRVEALTGGRVAFLDRFGRAELPRPDTVHQDGDQVHLLVPTGRVGDVEAVLAAPPEED is encoded by the coding sequence GTGCACGTCGTGATCATGGGCTGCGGCCGGGTGGGCTCCGCGCTGGCGCTGAGCCTGCAGGAGCACGACCACGAGGTGACGGTCATCGACACCAACCCCGACGCCTTCCGGCGCCTCGGGGCCTTCGAGGGCACCACCGTCACCGGCGTCGGCTTCGACCGCGACGTGCTGCGCGAGGCCGGGATCGAGCGCACCGACGCGTTCGCCGCCGTCAGCAGCGGCGACAACTCCAACATCCTCGCCGCCCGCGTGGCCCGGGAGAACTACGGCGTCTCCAACGTCGTGGCGCGCATCTACGACCCCGGGCGCGCCGAGGTCTACCAGCGCCTCGGCATCCCCACCGTCGCGACCGTGCCGTGGGTCGCCGACCAGGTGCTGCGGCGCCTGCTGCCGCAGGGGGCCCGCAGCGAGTACCGCGACCCCAGCGGGGAGCTGAGCCTGGTGCAGGTGCACCTGCACCGCTCCTGGGTCGGCGTGCGCCTCACGCGCGTGGAGGCGCTCACCGGCGGCAGGGTCGCCTTCCTGGACCGGTTCGGCCGCGCGGAGCTGCCCCGGCCGGACACGGTGCACCAGGACGGCGACCAGGTGCACCTGCTGGTGCCCACCGGCCGCGTCGGGGACGTCGAAGCGGTGCTGGCCGCACCGCCGGAGGAGGACTGA
- a CDS encoding DUF4193 domain-containing protein encodes MATDYDAPRKTDDELNEDSIEELKARRNETSSSSAVEEDEAEAAEGFELPGADLSNEELSVRVLPRQADEFTCSSCFLVHHRSQLASDKGGRLICSECAA; translated from the coding sequence ATGGCGACGGACTACGACGCCCCCCGCAAGACCGACGACGAGCTCAACGAGGACTCCATCGAGGAGCTGAAGGCCCGGCGCAACGAGACCTCCTCCTCCTCGGCGGTCGAGGAGGACGAGGCCGAGGCGGCCGAGGGCTTCGAGCTGCCGGGCGCCGACCTGTCCAACGAGGAGCTGTCGGTGCGCGTCCTGCCCCGGCAGGCCGACGAGTTCACGTGCTCCAGCTGCTTCCTCGTGCACCACCGCAGCCAGCTCGCCAGCGACAAGGGCGGCCGGCTGATCTGCTCGGAGTGCGCCGCCTGA
- a CDS encoding DUF3710 domain-containing protein: protein MSWLRRGRARSDAAQEAPPGTAQDDARDDARDGAAGDGGGGAQGAAQDPTRQPGAEDAAAPGRRAAQRRGGGPFDLSEVTDALPRVDLGALRVPALAGMELRLELEETTRRVVAATVGLAGSTAQLQAFAAPRTEGIWDQVREEITASVVKQGGAAEEVRGPFGTEVLARMPARTADGRTGHRPSRFIGVDGPRWFLRAVLSGPAAVDPAAARPLELLVSGCVVVRGTGAMAPRDLLVLTLPPGQAAAAAAAAAQRPPQVRQGPAGPVPPADAPDGRRSEPGAPA, encoded by the coding sequence GTGAGCTGGCTGCGTCGCGGCAGGGCCAGGTCGGACGCCGCGCAGGAGGCCCCGCCGGGGACGGCGCAGGACGACGCGCGGGACGACGCGCGGGACGGCGCGGCGGGCGACGGGGGAGGCGGCGCGCAGGGGGCGGCGCAGGACCCGACCCGCCAGCCGGGCGCGGAGGACGCCGCCGCGCCCGGGCGGCGCGCGGCGCAGCGGCGCGGCGGCGGTCCGTTCGACCTCTCCGAGGTGACCGACGCGCTGCCGCGGGTGGACCTGGGGGCGCTGCGGGTGCCGGCCCTCGCGGGCATGGAGCTGCGCCTGGAGCTGGAGGAGACCACCCGCCGGGTCGTCGCCGCGACCGTGGGCCTGGCCGGCTCCACGGCCCAGCTGCAGGCGTTCGCGGCCCCGCGCACCGAGGGCATCTGGGACCAGGTGCGCGAGGAGATCACCGCCTCCGTCGTCAAGCAGGGCGGCGCCGCGGAGGAGGTGCGGGGGCCCTTCGGCACCGAGGTGCTCGCCCGCATGCCCGCGCGCACGGCGGACGGGCGCACGGGCCACCGCCCGTCCCGGTTCATCGGCGTGGACGGCCCGCGCTGGTTCCTGCGCGCGGTGCTCAGCGGCCCCGCGGCCGTCGACCCGGCGGCCGCCCGCCCGCTGGAGCTGCTGGTGAGCGGGTGCGTCGTCGTCCGCGGCACCGGCGCCATGGCGCCGCGCGACCTGCTGGTGCTGACCCTGCCGCCGGGGCAGGCCGCCGCCGCGGCGGCGGCTGCCGCGCAGCGGCCGCCCCAGGTGCGCCAGGGCCCGGCGGGCCCGGTGCCCCCGGCGGACGCGCCCGACGGGCGGCGCTCGGAGCCCGGCGCGCCGGCCTGA